The Sporosarcina sp. Te-1 DNA window CAAATTGCCGATATATATCTTCTTCGCAGATGCCGACACGACAGCATCCCTGATATCCCGTACCAAAATGGTCGGGAGAATGCTTGTGTATAGACTGCCCGGTCCGAAGATGATCAAGTCCGCTTGTTGGATCGCTCCCACCGTTTCCGGCAGCGGCTCCACCTCTTGCGGAGACAGATAGACCCTTCTGATTTTACTTCCATAGACGGGAATTTTCGATTCCCCTGTCACTATTGTCCCATCATCCAGTTCTGCATGCAACGTAATTCGTTGATTGGCAGCTGGCAAGACTTTGCCTTTAATGTTCAATACCCTGCCCATCTTCTCGATTGCCCGGGCAAAATCGCCGGTTATATCGGTCAGCGCAGCAAGCATCAGATTGCCGAGCGAATGGCCTTTGAGATCATCAGATGTCGCAAAACGATACTGAAACATCTTCTCGATCAGCGGCTCAACATCTGAAAGCGCTGCCATTACTTGGCGGATATCACCAGGAGGTGGAATATTGTATTGGTCCAATAATCTCCCGGAACTTCCCCCGTCGTCGGCCACAGTTACGACTGCAGTCAAATCGACGGGGAATTTCTTTAACCCGCGGAGCAATGTGGACAATCCGGTTCCGCCACCAAAGACGACAATTTTTTTCATTTTACCGGATTGCATCATGTTGTCAACCCTTTCTTTTCTCAATATCCCGATGGGTGATGATCGTCCGGTATTCCTCCTTAAACCGTTTACCGAAGTATTCGGCTAACGTGACCGAACGATGCTGGCCCCCGGTGCAGCCAAAAGCGATGACCACTTGGGATTTCCCCTCATTTTTATATTGCGGTATGAGAAATTTGAATAGATCTGTCAATTTCTCAATCAGCATCTGTGTATCATTCCATTTCAGGACGTATTCAGATACTTCCGATTCCAGCCCGGTTTTCGGTTTCAGCTCCTGGATGTAATACGGGTTAGGCAAAAACCGGACGTCGAATACTACGTCGGCATCAATCGGCATGCCATGTTTAAAACCGAAGGAGATGAAGTTGACTGTGAATAACGTACTTCCTTTGGAAGAGAACTCGGCCATGATTTTCTCCCGCAGCTCCCTCGGCTTCAGCTTCGACGTGTTGTAAATGGAGCGCGCACGGCCTTTCAATTCTGAAAGCAAGAGGCGTTCCTTGCGAATGCCGGTTAGCGGCAGGCCTCCCTCGGCCAATGGATGCGAGCGCCGGGTCTCCTTGTAACGTCTGACCAACGTTTCGTCTTCCGCATCGAGGAACAGCAGTTGGACCGCGACGCCTTCCATCTTGTTGAGATCATCCAATGCACCGATGAGCGAATCGAATAGATCGCCACCGCGTGTATCCATGACAGCCGCGATGCGCCGCATCTTCGTTTCCGATCTCATCATCAAATCCAAGAATGTCACCATCAGTTCTGGCGGCAAATTATCGATGCAATAAAACCCCAAATCCTCAAAGCTTTGCATTGCAACGGTCTTGCCTGCCCCGGACATGCCGGTGATGATGACGACTTCGACATCACTGTTTGGCTTTTCCTTTTCCATTCTAGTCAATCACCCTCCGTTGAATTTTGAAGTTCGTACCGCAGCAACTTAAATTCCTCGGTGTAATAGAACGTGCCGTATTGGATGGATTGAGGCGATGAGATGGCAAATAAAAGATTCATGCGATCCCCTTCCGCCATCGGCAACGTGTGGAGTGCTTCAACATCATGCCATTCCAATACGCCTTCCCGATTCGATTCATACGGGATGCCCGACAAATCGTTCGCGACAAATGTGAATAGCATCCATTCATCTATCACTTCACGGCCATCTTCATCCATGATCATCATTGTATAGATCCCTTTTAGGTGCGGATGCATCGGGGTAGCTCCGGTTTCCTCCGTGAATTCACGAATGGCTGCCTCATATATCGATTCGCCCGGGTCCATTTTGCCGCCGGGCGCAACATACCAACCTCTTCTTGGCTTTTTTAGTAATAGAACTTGCCCATCCTTGACGACAAGTAAATTTGCGATTCTTTGCATTGGCGGTTCCTCACTTTTTAGCATGCATATAACTAGTATACAACGATTTTGATACAAACAACAAAAAAAGAAGGCAACCTAGCCGAAGAACGGCAGATCACCTTAAAACTTACTATATTAAAAAGGGGGGTCAATTGATACTTCTACTATAACCTAAAGTTATTTCATTACCATTACAGGCATATTAAGGTTTGATTAAGTAGAAATTTAACAAATGAGGTGGAGGAATCCATTTCCTCCACCTCTATAAGGCCCTGCCTCTTATGCGTTCGCTTCTAGCTTTTCTGCTAATTCTTCTACATACTTCTGGCAATTTTGTGCTGCAATACTGCCATCACCCGTTGCTGTGACGACTTGACGCAATGTTTTTTGACGCACATCGCCTGCTGCATAAATGCCTGGAATGGATGTCTCCATTTCTTCGTTTGTCACAATATAGCCGTTTTCATCCAAGATGCCAAGGTTCTTGAATGGAGCTGTCAAAGGATCCATGCCGATATAAATGAACATGCCTTCTGTTTCAAACTCCCTTTCAGAACCGTCAACTGTCGAAACGAGTGTGACAGAACTGATTTTGTTGTTCTCGCCATTCACTTGTTTAACAGTTGAATTCCAGATGAAATCGATTTTATCGTTCGCAAATGCACGGTCTTGAAGGATTTTCTGTGCACGCAACTCATCGCGGCGATGAATGATCGTCACTTTTTTCGCGAATCTTGTCAAGTACGTTCCTTCCTCGACAGCCGAGTCGCCTCCGCCAATTACAACGAGCTCTTTGTCTTTAAAGAAGGCTCCGTCACAAACTGCACAATAGCTGACACCGCGGCCTTGAAGTTCTTTTTCGCCCGGGATGCCCATTTTTCTATATTCTGCACCCGTTGAAATGATGATCGAGCGCGCTTTATATTGTTTTTTGCCGGAAATGATTGTTTTGTATTCTTCTCCGTCGATGATTTCATTCACATCGCCATATGCGTATTCCGCACCGAAGCGCTTTGCGTGATCCATCATCTTTTTCGATAAATCCGGTCCAAGAATGGATTCAAATCCTGGATAGTTTTCGATTTCTTCTGTATTTGCCATCTGGCCGCCAGGAATGCCCCGTTCGAGCATTAATGTCGACAAGCTGCCGCGTGATGTATAAACCGCAGCTGTCATTCCAGCAGGACCAGCCCCAATTATGATCACATCATAAATTTTCTCAGTTGACATGAAAATTCCTCCTCAGTTACATGTAAGCCTGCTCAAATCATATAAGATTCTAGTAGGCCATTCAATTTTTCTGCTTACTTCACATTCTTCTATTGTTTAGGAATTGAAGTGCGGTAGAAATTCAATCAATTCATTTACATACTTGGTCAAAGTCGGGACCGAGATGCCGTATTTCTCCGCTAAAGCAGTCTTGGTTACGCCAGGGTAGCGTGACGACTGGAACATATAGTCCGTCGCGGCAGCCAGTGCCGATGGATTCCGGAAAGGGTACTTCTTCACGAGCGCCATTTCACATAACGTAAACCACATTTGGAACAAATGCGTTCCTTCCTTATCGAGCGGTTGGTACTCCTCATACAATCGGTCTGTCGTCTCCAATGCGCGCAAAAAGGCGTCATCGAAACCAGACCCGGTTGAAAAGTCGTATTGCAAGCTGTGCGCTAGGAATAACTGCTCATAGACACTCAGCTTGGAAATATCGATATAGGTCGGATGTGAAATGATCTCCTGTTTATGCGCAGATTTGCCAAGGAGATAGAACCCTAATAGCCTTTCACTCCGATATTTGTTTGCGATTTTGCTAAGCAGAAACTCACGATCTTGTTCATAGGATGATGGCCTGACGGATGACTGGACATCTTTCCACGGTTCAAAGCCCGCCTTGGATGGATCGAGTTCAACCAACTTGGCATACGCCTGCTTTGCCATTTCCTCGTGGCCTGAAAAATAAGCGGAGTGGGATAGCCAGAAATAATAGCCCGCATCCCCTTCAAAGCCTCTTTTTTGCAAGCTGCGCAGCCAGTTGTACGCCTCTTCATGCTTGCCGACAAGCGCAAATGTCGCGCCTAACTTGTAGCGGTGCTCAAATTGATACGGTTTGATTTTGAGAAGGAGCTCCAATAACGAATCGAGCTTCTCCTTATCTTTCTCATAATAATAAAAGACCGCGAGATTGCACAACGCATGCAAGTTCCCTTTATTTTTCTGCAAGACCTCATCCAGCAATTCTTTTGCCGGCGCGATTTTTCCGATATAGAAATACGCCAGCGCCAAGTTATTATAGGCCGCCCAAAACTCCGGATAATCGACAATGATCGACTCCAGTATTTCGACTGCCTCTTCAAAACTTCCCGCCTCCATCAGCCGCCGCGCTTTCTCCTGCAAGAAATACACTTCGCTGTCAGGCATCTCTTCATCATCAAAGTACGCTTCCTCTTGTTCCGCAAAATCGATGATTTCCATTGACTCATCTGCTAACGGGCCATCCGGGGCGAGGGCGATATATTTCTCCGCATAGATCTTGGCGTCACGAAGCAAGCCTAAGTGGGCATGCACTTCTGCCAAGTAAAAAATGATTTCCTCTTCTTCCGGGCTTAAGCCATGGGCAGCTGTCAGCAGCTCATAGGCTTCCTCAAAACGTCCCTCCTCCATCACGAGTACGCCGTAATGCATGAGGATCATCGGATCGTTCGGGCTCAGTTCGACTGCTCGCCCAAAATATTTGTGCGCATCGTGGAACTTGTCACGCTGCATTGCCTGCAGGCCCTTTTTATAGTAAAACTCACCATCCGGGATAAATGAAATGACCTTCTTATTTATGTTGTTACGCTTATTATCCAATCATATTCCTCCGAAAAAAGTTAGAAGGAACGTGCAGTACGTCCCTTCCAACAAACTTGCTCCATTATATCATAACTTCTAGTCTCGTCATCACTTTTTGACAGAATCCGTCAATGGCGCTTCTTTTGCTTTGCGTTCGCGCATCTGTTCCGCAGTGTAAATGATGCGCACCGGATTTCCGCCTGCCAGTACGCCTGGTGGGATGTCCCGGTTGACAAGAGATGCCGCCGAGACGATTGCACCATCGCCAATCTCCACCCCGGGCAAAATCGTCGTGTTCGCGCCGATCATCACTTCGCTGCCGATTACTACATCGCCGAGACGGTATTCGTCAATTAAATATTCATGCGCTAGGATGGTCGTATTGAAACCGATGATCGTATTTTCCCCAACTTTGATCCGTTCAGGAAACATTGTATCCGGCATCACCATCAATGCGAACGATGTCCGGTCACCGATTTCCATTTTTAAGAACGTTCGATAGAGGAAGTTCTTCATCGGAATGAATGGTGTATACCGGGCGATCTGAATGACCAAAAAATTTTTGGCCACTTTCCAAAAGGAGACGGTCTTATAGATATGCCAAAGGGAGTTTGCGCCTCCTTTCGCCGGATACCTCTCTGTCCGTCTCACTGTTCTTCTCCATTTACGATAGCAAGAAGATCAGAGATATGCTGCAACATATAATCAGGGTTAAAGGTTTGTAAAAACGCCTCCCCTTTAAGGGACCAGGCAACCCCGGCAGTACGGACGCCGGCATTCTTTCCGCCTTCAATATCATGATAGTTATCTCCGATCATCATCGCCTCATCCGCCGCAACACCCAATCGTTGCAACGCCAGCAGGATCGGCTCCGGATCCGGTTTCGGCTTTTGCACATCATCCAAGCTGACAATCGTCTCGAATATGTCTTCCACTTGAAGCAGACGCAGCCCTCGCAGGATCATATCCTTTCTCTTTGTAGAGACAAGCGCCATTTTAATGCCTAATGCATGCAGCTTATGTAGCGTGTCGGCTACTCCTTCGAACTCCGTAGCCAGTTCGTCATGATGTTCAATATTCCATTCCCGATATTCCGTTACAAGCTGTTCCGCTTTCAGAGGATCAATGGTACCGAACGATTCTACCAAAGTAGGACCGAGGAAGGGCACGATATGTTCACGTAGGTATTTTCCGGGATAATGCCGGTCGAGCACCGTTTGGAATGTCTGGATGATCAATTCGTTGGTATCCAGCAAGGTGCCGTCAAAATCAAATAATAAAGCTTTTATGGGTTTAGCCATTCACAATGACCTCCTTCTGTTTCTGTCGTTCTGCTTGTTTCCAAAAATAGGCTACTACGATTGTCAATACAAACGCAGTGACAAGACGGATGAGCAATAAAGGGAAGACCGGGATGCCAAGCGGAACAAAAATCAACGTATCTTCCACCACAGCGTGACAGGCGACGAGAAAGATGAAAGCAAGTGTTGCGTCTCGTTTGCTGACACCATCCTCTTGAACCGCTTGAATCATTACGCCAGCCCCATAGGCCAAGCCGATCACGAGACCCGCGACAAGTGTCATCGACGCATTGGGCTGTACCCCGATCACCTTTGTGAACGGTGCCAGCGCATTTGAAAACTTTTGCAGGTAGTGCCGGTCCTTTAAAAATTGGACGATGACCATTAACGGAATGACGATGAGCGCCAGTTGCAAAATGCCGAATGACGCTTTCTGCAACCCGAGCAGGCCAATGTCGATCCAGCCTTCCGGAGCTGCAGTGGCCTGAGGCGCCATGCCATACTTCGCCAGCTCGCCGCCGCCTTTCCAAACTAAGTTTATGATGATGCCGGAGAACGCAGCCAAGCCAAAACGGACAACTAGGACGACCCAAAGTTTAACGCCGACTTTTAACGCAACACCCGTCTCAATGAATATATTATGGGCGAAGCTTAACATGACGGCGACAATGAACACTTCTTTCACTGTCAGGTCAAGCGATAAAATACCCGCGATGCCCGCGTATAAGTTCAATGCATTGCCTAACACGAGCGGTATGGCTGCTTCCCCACTTAGACCGAATAGGCCCATAAATGGCGAGATGAGCTTCACGACCCACGGTAAAATCGGTGTATGCTGCAGGATGACAACTAGGATGGTAATCGGGAATATGATCTTTCCCAATGTCCATGTTGTTGTCAGACCCGCTTTTAAACCATTTTGTAACGTTCTCATTTCCTTGACCCCTTGTTTATTCATCTAGATAGGTTACTTTCACTTTCTGTATGAATCGTCTATAAATAAAGAGACTGATTCCGGCCACGATAGCAAGGATGGATACAATTTGCGCCGCCCGCAGATCTCCTCCGTACAGACTGTCCGTTCGCATGCCTTCGATGAAAAACCGACCAATTGAATACCAAACAAGATAGAAGAAAAATACTTCCCCGCGCTTCAAATTCATTCTCCTGATGACTAACACGATTAACAACCCAACAACATTCCAAAGGGATTCATACAGGAAGGTCGGATGATAGGTTACGCCGTCTATTGTCATTTGGTTCATGATCCAATCGGGAATGATCGTGTTTTGCATGAATGCTTCCGATACGGGTCCTCCATGCGCCTCCTGGTTGATGAAGTTCCCCCATCTGCCGATGATTTGGCCGATTAAAATACCCGGCACTGCGATATCCGCAACTTTCCAAAATGAAACGCCCCGCTTCTTCGTATAAAAATAGGCTGTCAAGAATGCCCCGATAAGGGCTCCATGTATGGCGATTCCACCTTCCCAAGTTTTAATAATATCGGCTGGGTGGTTCTTGTACATATCCCATTGAAAAATAACATAATAAATCCGCGCACTGATAATTGAAATGGGAACGGCCCAAATGAGCAAGTCCGTCAAAAAATCAGGGTGCATGCCCCGCTTGACCATCTCCCGTTGCACGACAAGGAAGGCCAGTACAATGCCGAGTGTAATTAAGATTCCATACCACCGGACCGAGATGGGTCCTAACTCAAATGCAATCGGGTTGATTGCAGCCAATTCAAACATATATCATTCGTTCCCCTCTGTTTCCACAGGCATCGTTTTCCTGTTTATTTCCATTTCTAATTTCTTCGTAAAACTTTCCGCTGCATTGATTCCGAGACGTTTCATCCGATAATCCATAGCAGCAACTTCAATAATGACAGATAAGTTCCGTCCCGGGCGGACAGGAACCGTCAGTTTCGTTAATTCGGAGTCCATGATTGCCATCTTCTCTTCATCGATGCCTAATCGATCATATACCTTGGTTGGATCCCATACTTCCAGATCAATGACCAGCAAAACACGTTTATCATCTTTGACCGCACTGGCTCCAAACAATGTCATCATATCAATAATGCCGATGCCTCGTATCTCCAACATATGCCGAAGAAGCTTCGGCGCATTGCCGATCAAAACATTTTTAGCGACTTGCCTTATCTCAATGCTGTCATCGGCAACCAGGCGATGGCCCCGTTTCACAAGTTCCAACGCAGTTTCGCTCTTCCCGACACCGCTTTTGCCGGTGATAAGGACACCGATCCCATACACATCCACCAATACACCATGCACGGTCGTCATCGGAGCGAGACGTCCTTCCAAATAATTGGTGAGCATGCCAGAAAAACGAGTTGTCGGATTATCTGTTTGGAGCACTGGAATGTGGCATTTTTCAGCGGCCATTTGCATCTCCTCAGGGACGTCCTGTCTATGAGCGACAATGATGGCAGGCGTCATTTCGGAGCAGAGCCGCTCCATCCGTTCGATCCGTACCTCGGGCGGAAGGCTGTAAAAAAACGCAAGTTCTGTTTTGCCTAACAGCTGCACTCTTGCGGCGGGATAATATTCGAAAAAACCGGCTAGTTCCAAGCCAGGCCTTGAGATATCGCTCAATGTAATGCCGCGATTCAGCCCTGCTTCCCCTGCTAATAAAGCAAGATCAAACTTTTCTTGTATATCTTTGACTATCACCTTAGACAATATTCCCCCCACCTCTCGTCGAATGTCCTTGCACCATTTTACCATGAACCGTTTCAATTGAAATCAATTCAGCATGAAAACGGACAATTGCATAAAAAAAGTCATCATGACAGGAAGTCATGACAACTTTTTTCTTTCCTATATTATTTAACGTTGTAGCAGACAATAACAGAGCCAGTTTTCGCTTCGCCATTAATAAAGAGCGGCGTGCGTTCCTCTTCGGTATGCTTATGGAAACCGATGGATCGCTGTAAAAACTGCTCTTCTACTCTGGTGCGGTTCACATCATCCAATTGCAGATCAAGACGACCCATGTTCGTTGAAATCTCCCCGGACAATGGAATATCTGATGGGACATAAATTTCAACAGAGCCGCTTACCGTACGGGCTTCCACTTTACGGGCTTCCGAATCGGTAGTTGTCACAACGACATGGCCGTTCAGCGACTTCGCTTCCACGTCTTTTACCGAACCACTGATATAGACGCGGCCATTCATCGTTTCAGCCGAAAGTTCTTCCCCTTGAATTTCCTTGAGTTGGATTTTGCCGTTTCCGGTTTCCAATTCAGCTTCATGGAATTTCAAGTGCGCACCTTCAATTTTCCCGTTTGCTGTTTTACAGTACAATTTTCCGGCGGATAAAGAATGTAATACAGTCTCCCCATTCAATAATCGAATGGACAGTTTCTCATATTCTTTCTGTGGCACGGTAAGGACAACATTCACTTGAATCAGTTTCAAATCACTGACAAGCCGGAGCTTTCCTTCATCATTCATAAACACAAGCTTCTTCAGGAATTCCTCTTTCGCTTCCTCTTCCGTCTTTTGATTGAATGCCTTCACAGTAAAGTCTGCTGCCACTTCACTGCTTTCAGGGTCTTCATTCGCTTGGATCGTCAATTTCCCATTATCGATGTCAACAATGATTTCATCCAGCTGGTCAACAGGCTTCGTAATGGAATGCGTGAAGGTGATGCTTGAACCGAAAGGAGAATCAAAATCAAATGTTTTCACACGTTGTACGGCCGTTTGCATGAATTGCATGAATCGTTCCCCTGCATGACTGACATCTTTCCGCAGATCACTCAGGAAGTCATCCATAGAATCATCCCGCTTCGTGGATTTCGGCTCACTTTCCACGTACTCATCCTCGGTAGCCTTTTGATACGTCGTCTCAGATGGATTTTCAGGTTGTTTAGAAGGGCCGCTTGTTGTTTTCTCCATCGCTTCCAACAAAGTGAGTGCCTCTTCAATAGTAATGGTGCCGTTTTCCAACATAGATAAGATCCGTTTGCGTTCGTTTTGCATTGTTCCGCCTCCTCAGTAGTAACGGACGGATAATCAGCCGCAATGAAAAAACGGCTGCCATCCATTTTGTAATACTTATATATACGAATCGGGAGGCGGGAAGTTTCATTTGCCGACCGATTGTGCCTCGTCAATTTTCTCTTTCATCCGTTGCCGGTCCCGTTCCAAAATTGGTTTCAAATAACGGCCTGTATACGATTTCTGAACGTTTGCCACTTCCTCTGGTGTTCCAAAGGCAATGATCTGTCCGCCTTTTTGTCCGCCTTCCGGTCCTAGGTCAATGATATGATCGACTGTTTTTATGACATCCAAATTATGTTCGATCACAAGAACTGTATTTCCCGTATCGACTAATCGCTGCAATACGAGGAGCAGTTTCGAAATATCGTGGACATGAAGACCGGTCGTCGGTTCATCCAAAATATAAAATGTCTTGCCGTTGGATCGCTTATGCAATTCGGAGGCTAACTTCACCCGTTGCGCCTCCCCGCCTGACAATGTGGTCGCGGGTTGTCCCAATTGCACATAGCCAAGTCCAACATCCACAATTGTTTGAAGCTTTCTGCTGATCTTCGGTATGTTTTCGAAAAAGACAAGCGCATCCTCTACTGTCATAGAGAGGACATCTGCAATATTTTTCCCTTTGTATGTCACTTCGAGCGTTTCCCTGTTATATCGTTTCCCA harbors:
- the yvcK gene encoding YvcK family protein; protein product: MMQSGKMKKIVVFGGGTGLSTLLRGLKKFPVDLTAVVTVADDGGSSGRLLDQYNIPPPGDIRQVMAALSDVEPLIEKMFQYRFATSDDLKGHSLGNLMLAALTDITGDFARAIEKMGRVLNIKGKVLPAANQRITLHAELDDGTIVTGESKIPVYGSKIRRVYLSPQEVEPLPETVGAIQQADLIIFGPGSLYTSILPTILVRDIRDAVVSASAKKIYIGNLTTQAGETYRYTASEHVKALHDHAETSFIDTVLLNGTDLSAELQSHGLSGQVWQVENDLEALQEIVSRIFIEPISIVTDGRVIHDADKVASWVMDFIENETAR
- the rapZ gene encoding RNase adapter RapZ; translation: MEKEKPNSDVEVVIITGMSGAGKTVAMQSFEDLGFYCIDNLPPELMVTFLDLMMRSETKMRRIAAVMDTRGGDLFDSLIGALDDLNKMEGVAVQLLFLDAEDETLVRRYKETRRSHPLAEGGLPLTGIRKERLLLSELKGRARSIYNTSKLKPRELREKIMAEFSSKGSTLFTVNFISFGFKHGMPIDADVVFDVRFLPNPYYIQELKPKTGLESEVSEYVLKWNDTQMLIEKLTDLFKFLIPQYKNEGKSQVVIAFGCTGGQHRSVTLAEYFGKRFKEEYRTIITHRDIEKRKG
- a CDS encoding 8-oxo-dGTP diphosphatase; translated protein: MQRIANLLVVKDGQVLLLKKPRRGWYVAPGGKMDPGESIYEAAIREFTEETGATPMHPHLKGIYTMMIMDEDGREVIDEWMLFTFVANDLSGIPYESNREGVLEWHDVEALHTLPMAEGDRMNLLFAISSPQSIQYGTFYYTEEFKLLRYELQNSTEGD
- the trxB gene encoding thioredoxin-disulfide reductase — translated: MSTEKIYDVIIIGAGPAGMTAAVYTSRGSLSTLMLERGIPGGQMANTEEIENYPGFESILGPDLSKKMMDHAKRFGAEYAYGDVNEIIDGEEYKTIISGKKQYKARSIIISTGAEYRKMGIPGEKELQGRGVSYCAVCDGAFFKDKELVVIGGGDSAVEEGTYLTRFAKKVTIIHRRDELRAQKILQDRAFANDKIDFIWNSTVKQVNGENNKISSVTLVSTVDGSEREFETEGMFIYIGMDPLTAPFKNLGILDENGYIVTNEEMETSIPGIYAAGDVRQKTLRQVVTATGDGSIAAQNCQKYVEELAEKLEANA
- a CDS encoding tetratricopeptide repeat protein encodes the protein MDNKRNNINKKVISFIPDGEFYYKKGLQAMQRDKFHDAHKYFGRAVELSPNDPMILMHYGVLVMEEGRFEEAYELLTAAHGLSPEEEEIIFYLAEVHAHLGLLRDAKIYAEKYIALAPDGPLADESMEIIDFAEQEEAYFDDEEMPDSEVYFLQEKARRLMEAGSFEEAVEILESIIVDYPEFWAAYNNLALAYFYIGKIAPAKELLDEVLQKNKGNLHALCNLAVFYYYEKDKEKLDSLLELLLKIKPYQFEHRYKLGATFALVGKHEEAYNWLRSLQKRGFEGDAGYYFWLSHSAYFSGHEEMAKQAYAKLVELDPSKAGFEPWKDVQSSVRPSSYEQDREFLLSKIANKYRSERLLGFYLLGKSAHKQEIISHPTYIDISKLSVYEQLFLAHSLQYDFSTGSGFDDAFLRALETTDRLYEEYQPLDKEGTHLFQMWFTLCEMALVKKYPFRNPSALAAATDYMFQSSRYPGVTKTALAEKYGISVPTLTKYVNELIEFLPHFNS
- a CDS encoding DapH/DapD/GlmU-related protein — protein: MRRTERYPAKGGANSLWHIYKTVSFWKVAKNFLVIQIARYTPFIPMKNFLYRTFLKMEIGDRTSFALMVMPDTMFPERIKVGENTIIGFNTTILAHEYLIDEYRLGDVVIGSEVMIGANTTILPGVEIGDGAIVSAASLVNRDIPPGVLAGGNPVRIIYTAEQMRERKAKEAPLTDSVKK
- the ppaX gene encoding pyrophosphatase PpaX; translated protein: MAKPIKALLFDFDGTLLDTNELIIQTFQTVLDRHYPGKYLREHIVPFLGPTLVESFGTIDPLKAEQLVTEYREWNIEHHDELATEFEGVADTLHKLHALGIKMALVSTKRKDMILRGLRLLQVEDIFETIVSLDDVQKPKPDPEPILLALQRLGVAADEAMMIGDNYHDIEGGKNAGVRTAGVAWSLKGEAFLQTFNPDYMLQHISDLLAIVNGEEQ
- a CDS encoding nucleoside recognition domain-containing protein, which gives rise to MRTLQNGLKAGLTTTWTLGKIIFPITILVVILQHTPILPWVVKLISPFMGLFGLSGEAAIPLVLGNALNLYAGIAGILSLDLTVKEVFIVAVMLSFAHNIFIETGVALKVGVKLWVVLVVRFGLAAFSGIIINLVWKGGGELAKYGMAPQATAAPEGWIDIGLLGLQKASFGILQLALIVIPLMVIVQFLKDRHYLQKFSNALAPFTKVIGVQPNASMTLVAGLVIGLAYGAGVMIQAVQEDGVSKRDATLAFIFLVACHAVVEDTLIFVPLGIPVFPLLLIRLVTAFVLTIVVAYFWKQAERQKQKEVIVNG
- the lgt gene encoding prolipoprotein diacylglyceryl transferase, with translation MFELAAINPIAFELGPISVRWYGILITLGIVLAFLVVQREMVKRGMHPDFLTDLLIWAVPISIISARIYYVIFQWDMYKNHPADIIKTWEGGIAIHGALIGAFLTAYFYTKKRGVSFWKVADIAVPGILIGQIIGRWGNFINQEAHGGPVSEAFMQNTIIPDWIMNQMTIDGVTYHPTFLYESLWNVVGLLIVLVIRRMNLKRGEVFFFYLVWYSIGRFFIEGMRTDSLYGGDLRAAQIVSILAIVAGISLFIYRRFIQKVKVTYLDE
- the hprK gene encoding HPr(Ser) kinase/phosphatase — its product is MSKVIVKDIQEKFDLALLAGEAGLNRGITLSDISRPGLELAGFFEYYPAARVQLLGKTELAFFYSLPPEVRIERMERLCSEMTPAIIVAHRQDVPEEMQMAAEKCHIPVLQTDNPTTRFSGMLTNYLEGRLAPMTTVHGVLVDVYGIGVLITGKSGVGKSETALELVKRGHRLVADDSIEIRQVAKNVLIGNAPKLLRHMLEIRGIGIIDMMTLFGASAVKDDKRVLLVIDLEVWDPTKVYDRLGIDEEKMAIMDSELTKLTVPVRPGRNLSVIIEVAAMDYRMKRLGINAAESFTKKLEMEINRKTMPVETEGNE
- a CDS encoding DUF4097 family beta strand repeat-containing protein; the encoded protein is MQNERKRILSMLENGTITIEEALTLLEAMEKTTSGPSKQPENPSETTYQKATEDEYVESEPKSTKRDDSMDDFLSDLRKDVSHAGERFMQFMQTAVQRVKTFDFDSPFGSSITFTHSITKPVDQLDEIIVDIDNGKLTIQANEDPESSEVAADFTVKAFNQKTEEEAKEEFLKKLVFMNDEGKLRLVSDLKLIQVNVVLTVPQKEYEKLSIRLLNGETVLHSLSAGKLYCKTANGKIEGAHLKFHEAELETGNGKIQLKEIQGEELSAETMNGRVYISGSVKDVEAKSLNGHVVVTTTDSEARKVEARTVSGSVEIYVPSDIPLSGEISTNMGRLDLQLDDVNRTRVEEQFLQRSIGFHKHTEEERTPLFINGEAKTGSVIVCYNVK